A genomic stretch from Sporocytophaga myxococcoides DSM 11118 includes:
- a CDS encoding J domain-containing protein produces MKEDLENGKDTFEETDHPPIKPMEPGLKKEAEYYANLEVKYGAGFNEIKVSYKELIRKYHPDKHVHSEEKRKIAEEITRKLNEAYNYFEKKFNGKY; encoded by the coding sequence TTGAAAGAGGATTTAGAAAATGGAAAAGATACGTTTGAAGAGACTGATCATCCTCCAATAAAGCCAATGGAACCAGGATTAAAGAAAGAAGCAGAATATTACGCCAATCTAGAAGTGAAATATGGTGCTGGCTTCAATGAAATTAAAGTATCTTATAAAGAACTGATCAGGAAATATCACCCTGATAAACACGTTCATTCTGAAGAGAAACGCAAAATAGCTGAGGAAATAACCAGGAAATTGAATGAGGCGTATAATTATTTTGAAAAGAAATTTAACGGAAAATATTAA